The Saccharomonospora glauca K62 genome has a segment encoding these proteins:
- a CDS encoding cysteine desulfurase, whose amino-acid sequence MTTMDSRPLDVTAVRADFPILSRTVRDGKRLVYLDSGATSQRPAPVLDAERRFVETSNAAVHRGAHQLSEEATDAYEGARGKIAAFVGVSPGEVVFTKNATEGVNLVAYAMSNAATAGPEAERFVVGPGDEIVVTEMEHHANLVPWQQLCRRTGATLRWFGVTPDGRLDLSQLDELITERTKVVAFAHQSNVLGTVNPVETLTRKAHEVGALVVLDACQSVPHFAVNFAELDVDFAVFSGHKMLGPSGIGVLYGRRELLEAMPPFLTGGSMIELVRMEESTFAPPPQRFEAGVPMTSQAVGLGAAVDYLNAVGMDRVAEHEHLLAQRALEGLRSLPGVRVVGPQDTVDRGATVAFVVDGVHPHDVGQVLDSLGIAVRVGHHCAWPLHRSYGVPATARASFYLYNEPSEVDALVEGVREAQRFFGVGGV is encoded by the coding sequence ATGACCACCATGGATTCGCGTCCCTTGGATGTCACGGCGGTGCGCGCCGACTTCCCGATCCTGTCCCGCACTGTCCGCGACGGCAAACGGTTGGTGTACCTCGACTCCGGGGCGACCTCCCAGCGCCCGGCCCCGGTGCTCGACGCGGAGCGACGGTTCGTGGAGACGTCCAACGCGGCCGTGCACCGGGGTGCGCACCAGCTGTCGGAAGAGGCGACCGACGCCTACGAGGGCGCGCGCGGGAAGATCGCCGCGTTCGTGGGCGTCTCGCCCGGCGAGGTGGTGTTCACGAAGAACGCCACGGAGGGCGTCAACCTGGTCGCGTACGCCATGAGCAACGCCGCCACCGCGGGGCCGGAGGCCGAGCGCTTCGTCGTCGGGCCCGGTGACGAGATCGTGGTCACCGAAATGGAGCACCACGCCAACCTGGTGCCCTGGCAGCAGCTGTGCCGGCGTACCGGCGCCACGCTGCGGTGGTTCGGGGTCACCCCTGACGGCAGGCTCGACCTGTCGCAGCTCGACGAGCTGATCACCGAGCGCACGAAGGTGGTGGCGTTCGCGCACCAGTCGAACGTGCTCGGCACGGTCAACCCCGTCGAGACGCTGACCCGCAAGGCCCACGAGGTGGGTGCGCTGGTGGTGCTCGACGCCTGCCAGTCGGTGCCGCACTTCGCGGTGAACTTCGCCGAACTGGACGTGGACTTCGCCGTGTTCTCGGGCCACAAGATGCTCGGCCCGTCCGGCATCGGGGTGCTCTACGGCCGCCGGGAGTTGTTGGAGGCCATGCCTCCGTTCCTGACCGGCGGATCGATGATCGAGCTGGTGCGGATGGAGGAGTCGACTTTCGCCCCGCCGCCGCAGCGGTTCGAGGCGGGGGTCCCCATGACTTCTCAGGCGGTCGGTCTGGGAGCGGCCGTGGACTACCTCAACGCCGTCGGCATGGATCGGGTCGCCGAGCACGAACACCTGCTCGCACAGCGGGCGTTGGAGGGGCTGCGGTCCCTGCCGGGTGTGCGTGTCGTCGGTCCGCAGGACACCGTCGACCGCGGCGCCACCGTGGCGTTCGTCGTGGACGGGGTTCACCCGCACGACGTGGGTCAGGTGCTGGACAGCCTCGGCATCGCGGTTCGGGTGGGCCACCACTGTGCGTGGCCGTTGCACCGTTCGTACGGTGTTCCCGCCACTGCGAGGGCCTCGTTCTACCTCTACAATGAACCGTCCGAGGTGGACGCCCTTGTCGAGGGCGTTCGCGAGGCACAGCGGTTCTTCGGCGTGGGGGGAGTCTGA
- a CDS encoding metal-sulfur cluster assembly factor, with protein MSETETADHREGRTAADLPEQTQPAPAGDVAKIEEIEEALRDVVDPELGINVVDLGLVYDIRVDQENTATLDMTLTSAACPLTDVIEDQTASVLTGANPVVKDFRINWVWMPPWGPERITEEGREQLRALGFTV; from the coding sequence ATGAGCGAGACCGAGACGGCCGACCACCGCGAGGGCCGTACGGCGGCGGACCTGCCGGAGCAGACGCAGCCCGCCCCCGCCGGTGACGTGGCCAAGATCGAGGAGATCGAGGAGGCACTGCGCGACGTCGTGGACCCCGAACTCGGGATCAACGTCGTCGACCTGGGCCTGGTCTACGACATCCGTGTCGACCAGGAGAACACGGCCACCCTCGACATGACGCTGACGTCGGCGGCCTGCCCGCTGACCGATGTCATCGAGGACCAGACGGCGTCGGTGCTCACCGGGGCCAACCCCGTGGTGAAGGACTTCCGGATCAACTGGGTCTGGATGCCGCCGTGGGGTCCGGAGAGGATCACCGAGGAAGGTCGTGAGCAGTTGAGGGCGCTGGGCTTCACGGTCTGA
- a CDS encoding ABC transporter ATP-binding protein, with protein sequence MTLAAIRDALVVDDLRISTHSGEAVLKGVSYELAPGEVLALVGESGSGKTTAGLAALGHVRNGLRHDGGTVLARPRDGEAVDLLALPEADRRRFRGTTVSYVPQDPALSLNPALRIGVQIREVLDAHGYGDSDAERAERVAEVLTEVGLPGDESYQRRYPHQLSGGQQQRVGIAMAFACRPRVVVLDEPTTGLDVMTQALVLRTIAHLTTRHDVAALYITHDLAVVSTVADRVAVMYRGEIVESGPTDEVLTSPSHPYTHRLIGAVPHLDADTRLPEVPDREAALSVSGLSVSYGDNTVLRGVDLRVRPGECLMLLGESGSGKTTLSRCVAGLTDHYEGTVRLAGRELPRSARDRTAEQLRALQYVFQSPFSSLNPRRTVAQSVEVPLETLTNLDRKARRERVAETLELVRLSPSLADRLPDQLSGGQRQRAAIARALVTTPDVLLCDEVTSALDVSVQASIIDLLCSLRAELGTAMVFVTHNIALARHVADRIAVLRDGLIVETGTVDEVLDSPQHPYTRDLLDNTPRMTS encoded by the coding sequence GTGACGCTGGCCGCCATCCGCGACGCCCTCGTGGTCGACGATCTCCGCATCTCCACCCACTCCGGGGAGGCGGTTCTCAAGGGCGTGTCGTACGAGCTCGCACCGGGCGAGGTGCTCGCGCTCGTCGGCGAGTCCGGTTCGGGCAAGACCACGGCGGGACTCGCCGCGCTCGGTCACGTCCGGAACGGACTCCGCCACGACGGGGGAACCGTGCTGGCCCGGCCCCGTGACGGTGAGGCCGTGGATCTGTTGGCCCTGCCGGAGGCGGACCGGCGCCGCTTCCGCGGCACCACCGTGTCGTACGTACCGCAGGACCCGGCGCTGTCACTCAACCCCGCGCTGCGCATCGGCGTCCAGATCCGGGAGGTACTGGACGCCCACGGTTACGGTGACTCCGACGCCGAACGCGCCGAGCGAGTGGCCGAGGTGCTCACCGAGGTCGGACTTCCCGGCGACGAGTCCTACCAGCGTCGCTATCCGCACCAGCTCTCCGGCGGGCAGCAGCAACGTGTCGGCATCGCGATGGCCTTCGCCTGCCGACCGCGTGTTGTCGTCCTCGACGAACCCACCACCGGCCTCGACGTGATGACCCAGGCACTGGTCCTGCGCACCATCGCACACCTGACCACCCGGCACGACGTCGCGGCCCTCTACATCACTCACGACCTCGCCGTGGTGTCCACCGTGGCCGATCGCGTCGCCGTCATGTACCGCGGGGAGATCGTCGAGAGCGGGCCGACGGACGAGGTGTTGACGTCCCCGTCCCACCCGTACACCCACCGCCTGATCGGCGCCGTCCCCCACCTCGACGCCGACACGCGCCTGCCCGAGGTGCCCGACCGCGAAGCGGCGCTGTCGGTCTCCGGGCTGTCGGTGTCCTACGGCGACAACACCGTGTTGCGGGGCGTGGACCTTCGGGTGCGTCCCGGCGAGTGCCTCATGCTGCTCGGTGAGTCCGGATCGGGCAAGACGACACTCTCCCGATGTGTGGCCGGTCTGACCGACCACTACGAGGGGACCGTACGGCTCGCGGGCCGGGAGCTTCCCCGCTCGGCCCGCGACCGCACCGCCGAGCAGTTGCGTGCCCTGCAGTACGTCTTCCAGAGCCCGTTCTCCTCGCTCAACCCGCGCCGGACCGTCGCGCAGTCGGTGGAGGTGCCGCTGGAGACCCTGACGAACCTCGACCGGAAGGCTCGCCGCGAACGCGTCGCCGAGACCCTGGAGCTGGTGCGCCTGTCGCCCTCGCTGGCCGACCGGTTGCCCGACCAGCTCAGCGGCGGTCAACGACAGCGTGCGGCCATCGCTCGCGCGCTCGTCACCACACCGGACGTGCTCCTGTGCGACGAGGTGACCTCCGCACTCGACGTCTCGGTCCAGGCGTCGATCATCGACCTGCTGTGCTCGCTGCGCGCGGAGCTGGGAACGGCGATGGTGTTCGTCACCCACAACATCGCCCTCGCCCGGCACGTCGCCGATCGCATCGCGGTACTGCGTGACGGGCTCATCGTGGAGACCGGAACCGTCGACGAGGTTCTCGATTCCCCGCAGCACCCGTACACGCGTGACCTGCTCGACAACACCCCGAGGATGACGTCATGA
- a CDS encoding serine hydrolase domain-containing protein, whose translation MTTAQGTVRRGFEEVRDVFADIVADSRAGAAFAVVRRGEPVVDLWGGLADPTTGRPWSADTVCVMFSGTKGLTAAVAAACLSELDPEAPVRKYWLEFGSDDVLVSHVLSHTAGLPYVDGEHDFLDNETAERILAKQKPLWTPGSRVAYHALTYGYLAGALVRRATGRSVATHLRERFARPHGLDLYLGTPPEVDSRVARLVRAPGYRISTFLRDAERRKIVDRMYGALLSSDEVINSERYRRAELAAGSGVGSARAMATFYDLLAGGSLVPSSALRRATCTWAEGIDAINDRPVHFGLGFELPDPIGTYGPATVAFGHSGAGGGRHGAWPEAEVGFSFLPAELRSEDTDDRASRLLEALASCLNRSA comes from the coding sequence ATGACCACGGCACAAGGAACGGTTCGGCGCGGGTTCGAGGAAGTCCGGGACGTCTTCGCCGACATCGTCGCCGACAGCCGGGCGGGTGCCGCCTTCGCGGTGGTGCGACGCGGCGAGCCGGTGGTAGACCTGTGGGGCGGACTCGCCGACCCCACCACCGGGCGACCGTGGTCGGCGGACACGGTCTGTGTGATGTTCTCCGGGACCAAGGGACTCACCGCGGCGGTAGCGGCCGCCTGTTTGTCCGAACTGGATCCGGAAGCCCCGGTACGGAAGTACTGGCTCGAGTTCGGAAGCGACGATGTTCTCGTCTCACACGTCCTTTCGCACACGGCGGGACTGCCCTATGTGGACGGCGAGCACGACTTCCTGGACAACGAGACCGCGGAGCGGATACTCGCGAAGCAGAAGCCACTGTGGACACCCGGTAGCCGGGTCGCCTACCACGCCCTGACCTACGGCTACCTCGCCGGCGCGCTCGTTCGTCGCGCCACCGGCCGGTCGGTTGCCACCCACCTGCGGGAACGGTTCGCCCGCCCGCACGGGCTCGACCTGTACCTGGGCACACCGCCCGAGGTCGACTCCCGCGTCGCACGTCTGGTGCGTGCGCCCGGATACCGCATCAGCACGTTCCTCCGGGACGCGGAGCGGCGAAAGATCGTCGACCGCATGTACGGCGCGTTGCTGAGTTCGGACGAGGTGATCAATTCGGAACGATATCGGCGCGCGGAGCTGGCGGCCGGAAGCGGTGTGGGTTCGGCGCGTGCGATGGCCACGTTCTACGACCTGCTGGCCGGAGGCTCGCTCGTGCCGTCGTCCGCGCTGCGCCGGGCCACCTGCACGTGGGCCGAGGGCATCGACGCCATCAACGACCGTCCCGTACACTTCGGGCTCGGCTTCGAGTTGCCCGACCCGATCGGGACGTACGGTCCCGCGACGGTGGCCTTCGGCCATTCCGGGGCCGGCGGGGGACGGCACGGCGCGTGGCCGGAGGCGGAGGTGGGCTTTTCGTTCCTGCCGGCCGAGCTGCGTTCCGAAGACACGGACGACCGCGCGAGCCGACTCCTCGAAGCCCTGGCCTCCTGCCTGAACCGCTCGGCCTGA
- the sufC gene encoding Fe-S cluster assembly ATPase SufC yields the protein MATLEIKDLRADVVTDEGNKEILKGVNLTIRSGETHAIMGPNGSGKSTLSYAIAGHPKYEVTSGEVLLDGENVLEMSVDERARAGLFLAMQYPVEVPGVSMSNFLRSAATAVRGEAPKLRHWVKEVKDEMAKLEIPAEFAERSVNEGFSGGEKKRHEILQLALLKPKIAVLDETDSGLDVDALRVVSEAVNDYKANNEVGVMLITHYTRILKHIQPDFVHVFAGGKVVESGGKELADELEENGYVKYTDKAEAAV from the coding sequence ATGGCCACACTGGAAATCAAGGATCTGCGGGCCGACGTCGTCACCGACGAGGGCAACAAGGAGATCCTCAAGGGCGTCAACCTGACGATCCGCTCGGGCGAGACCCACGCGATCATGGGGCCGAACGGCTCCGGCAAGTCGACCCTGTCCTACGCCATCGCCGGGCACCCCAAGTACGAGGTGACCTCGGGTGAGGTGCTGCTGGACGGCGAGAACGTCCTGGAGATGAGCGTCGACGAGCGTGCTCGCGCCGGGTTGTTCCTGGCGATGCAGTACCCCGTCGAGGTCCCCGGCGTGTCGATGTCCAACTTCCTGCGCTCGGCCGCCACCGCGGTGCGCGGCGAGGCGCCGAAGCTGCGCCACTGGGTCAAGGAAGTCAAGGACGAGATGGCCAAGCTGGAGATCCCGGCCGAGTTCGCCGAGCGCAGCGTCAACGAGGGCTTCTCCGGCGGTGAGAAGAAGCGCCACGAGATTCTTCAGCTCGCTCTGCTCAAGCCGAAGATCGCCGTGCTCGACGAGACCGACTCGGGTCTGGACGTCGACGCCCTGCGCGTGGTGTCGGAGGCCGTGAACGACTACAAGGCCAACAACGAGGTCGGCGTCATGCTGATCACGCACTACACGCGCATCCTCAAGCACATCCAGCCGGACTTCGTGCACGTCTTCGCGGGCGGCAAGGTCGTCGAGTCGGGCGGCAAGGAGCTGGCGGATGAGCTGGAGGAGAACGGGTACGTCAAGTACACCGACAAGGCAGAGGCCGCGGTCTGA
- a CDS encoding ABC transporter permease: protein MSLFRRALSLPQAKLGLVLTGAVLVVAVLGPWVGPLLTGHETDEFTGKPFTGTGALGTDDLGRDVFTRFLAGGGTLLLYAVLATALGVVLGTMLGMIAGYRGGVLDTVIMRGNDVLLSFPQLVFALLAIAVLGPQGWLLVVVIGITHAPRVARVARQATAAVANSDFVRAAEMYAMPRWKVMTREILPNITGPLMVELGLRLTYSIGYVASLSFLGLGIQPPAADWGLMINENRIALVVQPWGVLLPVLAIAVLTVGTNLITDSLASAAARRDREVTS from the coding sequence ATGAGCCTGTTCCGTCGCGCGTTGTCCTTGCCACAGGCCAAACTCGGGCTCGTCCTCACCGGCGCGGTACTCGTGGTGGCGGTGCTGGGTCCATGGGTGGGGCCGCTCCTCACCGGACACGAGACCGACGAGTTCACCGGTAAACCGTTCACCGGCACGGGCGCTCTCGGCACCGACGACCTCGGCCGGGACGTGTTCACCCGGTTCCTCGCCGGCGGCGGCACCCTGCTGCTGTACGCGGTACTGGCCACCGCGCTCGGCGTCGTCCTCGGCACGATGCTCGGCATGATCGCCGGTTACCGGGGTGGCGTCCTCGACACCGTGATCATGCGCGGCAACGACGTGCTGCTGTCGTTCCCCCAGCTCGTGTTCGCCCTGCTCGCCATCGCCGTGCTGGGGCCGCAGGGGTGGCTGTTGGTCGTGGTCATCGGCATCACCCACGCTCCCCGGGTGGCCCGTGTCGCACGACAGGCCACGGCGGCCGTCGCGAACAGCGACTTCGTACGGGCCGCGGAGATGTACGCGATGCCGCGGTGGAAGGTGATGACGCGGGAGATCCTGCCCAACATCACCGGTCCCCTCATGGTGGAACTCGGGCTACGGCTGACCTACTCCATCGGCTACGTCGCGTCGCTGTCGTTCCTCGGCCTGGGCATCCAGCCACCGGCAGCCGACTGGGGACTCATGATCAACGAGAACCGCATCGCCCTCGTCGTCCAGCCCTGGGGCGTGTTGCTCCCCGTGCTCGCGATCGCCGTGCTGACCGTGGGCACCAACCTCATCACCGACTCACTGGCGTCCGCGGCCGCGCGCCGCGACAGGGAGGTGACATCGTGA
- the sufU gene encoding Fe-S cluster assembly sulfur transfer protein SufU yields the protein MDLESMYQEIILDHYKNPHARGLREPYDAESFQVNPTCGDEVTLRVRLDGDLVADVSYEGQGCSISQASTSVLTDLVIGRPLDEALAKLNAFTKLMQSRGEIEPDEDVLEDGVAFAGVAKYPARVKCALLGWMAFKDAVSRTSTSEVTA from the coding sequence ATGGATCTGGAGTCCATGTACCAGGAGATCATCCTGGACCACTACAAGAACCCTCACGCTCGCGGTCTGCGCGAACCGTACGACGCCGAGTCGTTCCAGGTGAACCCCACCTGTGGCGATGAGGTGACACTTCGGGTCCGGCTCGACGGTGATCTCGTGGCCGACGTGTCGTACGAGGGTCAGGGGTGTTCGATCAGCCAGGCGTCGACGTCGGTGCTGACGGACCTCGTCATCGGGCGTCCGCTCGACGAGGCCCTCGCCAAGTTGAACGCGTTCACCAAGCTCATGCAGAGCCGTGGGGAGATCGAGCCCGACGAGGACGTGCTGGAGGACGGCGTGGCGTTCGCCGGCGTCGCGAAGTATCCGGCGCGGGTGAAGTGCGCCTTGCTCGGCTGGATGGCCTTCAAGGATGCTGTGAGCAGGACGTCGACCAGTGAGGTGACTGCATGA
- the sufD gene encoding Fe-S cluster assembly protein SufD translates to MTVAENTSNTAAAAEAVVPAASRGERFTSYDVRAFEVPGGREEIWRFTPLKRLRGLHDGTATATGEISVEADAAPEVTVETVARDDARLGEAGVPSDRVSAQAYSSFEKATLITVPKETKASTRTLIRLTGPGEGKTAYGHVQVRAERFAEAVIVLDHVGSGTYADNIEFVIGDGANLTVVSVQDWADDAVHVSEQHLKLGRDATLKHIVVTLGGDLVRVSPTATFTAPGGDVEMLGLNFADAGQHQEHRLFVDHAVPHCKSNVLYKGALQGDDAHSVWIGDVLIRAAAEGTETFELNRNLVLTQGARADSVPNLEIETGEIEGAGHASATGRFDDEQLFYLRSRGITEEQARRLVVRGFFHEILMKIDVPEVRERLEAAIEEELQAIGA, encoded by the coding sequence ATGACGGTCGCCGAGAACACCAGCAACACCGCCGCCGCCGCGGAGGCCGTGGTTCCGGCCGCCTCTCGCGGCGAGCGGTTCACCTCCTACGACGTCCGGGCCTTCGAGGTTCCGGGCGGCCGTGAGGAGATCTGGCGGTTCACGCCGCTGAAGCGGCTGCGCGGCCTGCACGACGGCACCGCCACCGCCACCGGGGAGATCTCGGTGGAGGCCGATGCCGCGCCCGAGGTCACGGTGGAGACCGTGGCCCGTGACGACGCGCGGTTGGGCGAGGCCGGGGTGCCCAGTGACCGGGTCTCCGCGCAGGCGTACTCGTCGTTCGAGAAGGCCACCCTCATCACCGTGCCCAAGGAGACGAAGGCGTCCACCCGGACGCTGATCCGGCTCACCGGCCCCGGTGAGGGCAAGACGGCCTACGGGCACGTGCAGGTTCGGGCGGAGCGGTTCGCCGAGGCGGTGATCGTGCTCGACCACGTCGGCTCCGGTACCTACGCCGACAACATCGAGTTCGTCATCGGCGACGGCGCGAACCTCACCGTGGTGAGCGTGCAGGACTGGGCCGACGACGCCGTGCACGTGTCCGAGCAGCACCTGAAGCTCGGTCGTGACGCGACGTTGAAGCACATCGTCGTCACCTTGGGCGGCGACCTCGTGCGGGTGAGCCCCACGGCCACGTTCACTGCCCCCGGTGGCGACGTGGAGATGCTCGGGCTGAACTTCGCCGACGCCGGCCAGCACCAGGAGCACCGCCTGTTCGTCGACCATGCCGTGCCGCACTGCAAGTCGAACGTGCTCTACAAGGGCGCGCTCCAGGGCGACGACGCGCACTCGGTGTGGATCGGCGACGTGCTGATCCGGGCCGCCGCGGAGGGCACGGAGACGTTCGAGCTGAACCGCAACCTCGTCCTCACCCAGGGCGCTCGCGCCGACTCGGTGCCGAACCTGGAGATCGAGACGGGCGAGATCGAGGGCGCCGGCCACGCCAGCGCCACGGGAAGGTTCGACGACGAGCAGTTGTTCTACCTGCGGTCGAGGGGCATCACGGAGGAGCAGGCGCGCAGGCTGGTGGTGCGCGGGTTCTTCCACGAGATCCTCATGAAGATCGACGTCCCCGAGGTGCGCGAGCGCCTCGAGGCCGCGATCGAGGAGGAGCTCCAGGCCATCGGTGCCTGA
- the sufB gene encoding Fe-S cluster assembly protein SufB, giving the protein MTAAAEQRNPTTQPLSQEETIASLGKYQFGWADPDTAGASARRGLNEEVVADISAKKSEPEWMRETRLKALKLFERKPMPNWGADLSGIDFDNIKYFVRSTEKQATSWDELPADIKNTYDKLGIPEAEKQRLIAGVAAQYESEVVYHQIREDLEKQGVIFLDTDTGLKEHPELFKEYFGSVIPAGDNKFSALNTAVWSGGSFIYVPPGVHVDIPLQAYFRINTENMGQFERTLIIVDEGAYVHYVEGCTAPIYKSDSLHSAVVEIIVKKGGRCRYTTIQNWSNNVYNLVTKRAKAEEGATMEWIDGNIGSKVTMKYPSVFLMGEHAKGEVLSVAFAGEGQHQDAGAKMEHLAPHTSSTIVSKSVARGGGRTSYRGLVKVAKRAHNSKSTVKCDALLVDTISRSDTYPYVDIRNDDVAMGHEATVSKVSEDQLFYLMSRGLTEDEAMAMVVRGFVEPIARELPMEYALELNRLIELQMEGAVG; this is encoded by the coding sequence ATGACTGCCGCTGCCGAGCAGCGCAATCCCACCACCCAGCCGCTGAGCCAGGAAGAGACCATCGCGTCCCTGGGCAAGTATCAGTTCGGCTGGGCCGACCCGGACACGGCGGGCGCGAGCGCACGCCGGGGACTGAACGAAGAGGTCGTCGCCGACATCTCCGCGAAGAAGTCCGAACCGGAGTGGATGCGCGAAACGCGCCTGAAGGCGCTCAAATTGTTCGAGCGCAAGCCGATGCCGAACTGGGGCGCCGACCTCTCGGGGATCGACTTCGACAACATCAAGTACTTCGTGCGCTCCACCGAGAAGCAGGCCACGAGCTGGGACGAGCTGCCGGCCGACATCAAGAACACCTACGACAAGCTGGGTATCCCCGAGGCGGAGAAGCAGCGTCTCATCGCCGGTGTGGCCGCGCAGTACGAGTCGGAGGTCGTCTACCACCAGATCCGTGAGGACCTGGAGAAGCAGGGCGTCATCTTCCTCGACACCGACACCGGTCTCAAGGAGCACCCCGAGCTGTTCAAGGAGTACTTCGGCTCGGTCATCCCCGCGGGTGACAACAAGTTCTCCGCGCTGAACACGGCCGTGTGGTCCGGTGGGTCGTTCATCTACGTGCCGCCGGGCGTGCACGTCGACATCCCGCTGCAGGCCTACTTCCGGATCAACACCGAGAACATGGGCCAGTTCGAGCGGACGTTGATCATCGTCGACGAGGGCGCGTACGTGCACTACGTCGAGGGCTGCACCGCCCCGATCTACAAGTCCGACTCGCTGCACTCGGCCGTGGTCGAGATCATCGTCAAGAAGGGCGGCCGCTGCCGCTACACGACGATCCAGAACTGGTCGAACAACGTCTACAACCTGGTCACCAAGCGCGCCAAGGCCGAAGAGGGCGCCACCATGGAGTGGATCGACGGCAACATCGGCTCCAAGGTGACGATGAAGTACCCGTCGGTGTTCCTCATGGGCGAGCACGCCAAGGGCGAGGTGCTGTCGGTGGCGTTCGCCGGTGAGGGCCAGCATCAGGACGCGGGTGCCAAGATGGAGCACCTCGCGCCGCACACGTCCTCGACCATCGTGTCGAAGTCGGTCGCGCGCGGCGGTGGCCGTACCTCCTACCGCGGCCTCGTCAAGGTCGCCAAGCGTGCGCACAACTCCAAGTCCACGGTGAAGTGTGACGCGCTGCTGGTCGACACGATCTCGCGGTCGGACACCTACCCGTACGTCGACATCCGCAACGACGACGTCGCCATGGGCCACGAGGCCACGGTGTCCAAGGTCAGTGAGGACCAGCTGTTCTACCTGATGTCGCGCGGTCTCACCGAGGACGAGGCCATGGCCATGGTGGTGCGAGGGTTCGTCGAGCCCATCGCCCGCGAGCTGCCCATGGAGTACGCGCTCGAACTGAACCGCCTGATCGAACTGCAGATGGAAGGAGCCGTCGGCTGA